From the genome of Perca fluviatilis chromosome 1, GENO_Pfluv_1.0, whole genome shotgun sequence, one region includes:
- the LOC120566597 gene encoding E3 ubiquitin-protein ligase TRIM21-like isoform X1 — MIQTDMAAVSILPSEDQFLCSICLDVFTDPVTTSCGHNFCKNCITEHWNTNNQHLCPMCKEAFNTRPDLRVNTFISEMVAQFRQSAQQKASSSSSEQQVSKPGEVPCDVCTGTKLKALKSCLVCLVSYCENHLEPHLTVSRLKRHQLIDPVENLEGRMCTKHDKSLELFCKTDQTCVCMLCTVLDHKTHDVVPLKEEYEGKKAELEAEIQQMIQKRRLKIQEIKHSVDLSEEDADREIAECVQVFTCLKESADRGQANLIRTIEEKQKTTKRKANSFVKELEQEISAMKKRRTEVDQLSRSEDHLHLLQSVQSLKTNHPPPTKDWTEVSIRPSYEGTVVKAVVQLEETLSKEMKKLLESELKRVQQYAVDVTLDPDTAYSDLILSDGKQVNHGDVKKNLPDKPERFSNCVSVLGKQSFSSGRFYFEVQVKGKTDWSLGVARESINRKEHITLSPQKGFWTIWLRNGKEYKALADPCVLLSLKSPPQKVGVFVDYEEGLVSFYDVDTAALIYSFTGCSFTEKLLPYFNPGLNNCGKNPAPLIISPVRVN, encoded by the exons ATGATCCAGACAG ATATGGCTGCTGTGAGCATTCTGCCATctgaagatcagtttctgtgctccatctgtctggatgtgttcactgatccTGTCACCACATCATGTGGACACAACTTCTGCAAAAACTGCATCACTGAACACTGGAATACTAATAACCAGCACCTATGTCCAATGTGTAAAGAGGCTTTCAACACAAGACCTGATTTGAGGGTCAACACTTTCATCTCTGAGATGGTCGCTCAGTTCAGACAGTCAGCTCAacagaaagccagcagcagcagctcagagcaacaagtgtccaaaccaggagaagttccctgtgatgtctgcactggaaccaaactgaaggccctgaagtcctgcctggtgtgtctggtctcctactgtgagaatcacctggagcctcatctgaCAGTTTCACGtctgaaaagacatcagctgatcgACCCTGTGGAGAACCTGGAAGGCAGGATGTGTACGAAGCACGATAAATctctggagctgttctgtaagaccgaccagacatgtgtctgcatgctctgcACTGTTTTAGACCACAAGACTCATGATGTTGTTCCTCTGAAAGAAGAATATGAAGGAAagaaggcagagctggaggctgaaattcagcagatgatccagaagagacgactgaagattcaggagatcaaacactcagttgacctcagtgaggaagatgcagacagagagatagcagaatGTGTTCAGGTCTTCACTTGTCTGAAGGAGTCTGCTGACAGAGGCCAGGCCAATCTCATCAGAACAATagaagagaagcagaaaacaacaaagAGAAAGGCTAACTCTTTCGTCAAAGAGCTGGAACAAGAAATCTCCgcgatgaaaaagagaagaacagAGGTGGATCAGCTCTCACGCTCTGAAGaccacctccatcttctccagagtGTCCAGTCACTAAAGACCAACCACCCTCCACCCACCAAGGACTGGACAGAGGTCAGCATCCGTCCATCATATGAGGGGACTGTGGTGAAAGCTGTGGTtcagctggaggagacactcagtaaagagatgaagaagctgcttgagtctgagctgaagagggtccagcagtatgcagtggatgtgactcttgatcctgatacagcaTATTCTGatctcatcctgtctgatgGAAAACAGGTGAATCATGGTGATGTAAAGAAGAATCTCCCAGACAAACCAGAGAGGTTTTCtaattgtgttagtgttttaggAAAACAGAGTTTTTCTTCAGGCAGATTTTACTTTGAGGTTCAAGTTAAAGGAAAGACTGATTGGAGTTTAGGAGTGGCCAGAGAGTCGATCAACAGGAAGGAACACATCACACTGAGCCCGCAGAAAGGTTTCTGGACGATATGGTTGAGAAATGGAAAGGAGTACAAAGCTCTTGCTGACCCTTGTGTCCTTCTCTCGCTGAAGTCTCCTcctcagaaggtgggggtgtttgtggattatgaggagggtctggtctccttttatgacgtagatactgcagctcttatctactcctttactggctgctccttcactgagaaactccTCCCATACTTCAATCCCGGTCTTAATAACTGTGGTAAAAACCCTGCCCCTCTGATCATCTCCCCTGTCAGAGTAAACTAA
- the LOC120566597 gene encoding E3 ubiquitin-protein ligase TRIM21-like isoform X2, whose translation MAAVSILPSEDQFLCSICLDVFTDPVTTSCGHNFCKNCITEHWNTNNQHLCPMCKEAFNTRPDLRVNTFISEMVAQFRQSAQQKASSSSSEQQVSKPGEVPCDVCTGTKLKALKSCLVCLVSYCENHLEPHLTVSRLKRHQLIDPVENLEGRMCTKHDKSLELFCKTDQTCVCMLCTVLDHKTHDVVPLKEEYEGKKAELEAEIQQMIQKRRLKIQEIKHSVDLSEEDADREIAECVQVFTCLKESADRGQANLIRTIEEKQKTTKRKANSFVKELEQEISAMKKRRTEVDQLSRSEDHLHLLQSVQSLKTNHPPPTKDWTEVSIRPSYEGTVVKAVVQLEETLSKEMKKLLESELKRVQQYAVDVTLDPDTAYSDLILSDGKQVNHGDVKKNLPDKPERFSNCVSVLGKQSFSSGRFYFEVQVKGKTDWSLGVARESINRKEHITLSPQKGFWTIWLRNGKEYKALADPCVLLSLKSPPQKVGVFVDYEEGLVSFYDVDTAALIYSFTGCSFTEKLLPYFNPGLNNCGKNPAPLIISPVRVN comes from the coding sequence ATGGCTGCTGTGAGCATTCTGCCATctgaagatcagtttctgtgctccatctgtctggatgtgttcactgatccTGTCACCACATCATGTGGACACAACTTCTGCAAAAACTGCATCACTGAACACTGGAATACTAATAACCAGCACCTATGTCCAATGTGTAAAGAGGCTTTCAACACAAGACCTGATTTGAGGGTCAACACTTTCATCTCTGAGATGGTCGCTCAGTTCAGACAGTCAGCTCAacagaaagccagcagcagcagctcagagcaacaagtgtccaaaccaggagaagttccctgtgatgtctgcactggaaccaaactgaaggccctgaagtcctgcctggtgtgtctggtctcctactgtgagaatcacctggagcctcatctgaCAGTTTCACGtctgaaaagacatcagctgatcgACCCTGTGGAGAACCTGGAAGGCAGGATGTGTACGAAGCACGATAAATctctggagctgttctgtaagaccgaccagacatgtgtctgcatgctctgcACTGTTTTAGACCACAAGACTCATGATGTTGTTCCTCTGAAAGAAGAATATGAAGGAAagaaggcagagctggaggctgaaattcagcagatgatccagaagagacgactgaagattcaggagatcaaacactcagttgacctcagtgaggaagatgcagacagagagatagcagaatGTGTTCAGGTCTTCACTTGTCTGAAGGAGTCTGCTGACAGAGGCCAGGCCAATCTCATCAGAACAATagaagagaagcagaaaacaacaaagAGAAAGGCTAACTCTTTCGTCAAAGAGCTGGAACAAGAAATCTCCgcgatgaaaaagagaagaacagAGGTGGATCAGCTCTCACGCTCTGAAGaccacctccatcttctccagagtGTCCAGTCACTAAAGACCAACCACCCTCCACCCACCAAGGACTGGACAGAGGTCAGCATCCGTCCATCATATGAGGGGACTGTGGTGAAAGCTGTGGTtcagctggaggagacactcagtaaagagatgaagaagctgcttgagtctgagctgaagagggtccagcagtatgcagtggatgtgactcttgatcctgatacagcaTATTCTGatctcatcctgtctgatgGAAAACAGGTGAATCATGGTGATGTAAAGAAGAATCTCCCAGACAAACCAGAGAGGTTTTCtaattgtgttagtgttttaggAAAACAGAGTTTTTCTTCAGGCAGATTTTACTTTGAGGTTCAAGTTAAAGGAAAGACTGATTGGAGTTTAGGAGTGGCCAGAGAGTCGATCAACAGGAAGGAACACATCACACTGAGCCCGCAGAAAGGTTTCTGGACGATATGGTTGAGAAATGGAAAGGAGTACAAAGCTCTTGCTGACCCTTGTGTCCTTCTCTCGCTGAAGTCTCCTcctcagaaggtgggggtgtttgtggattatgaggagggtctggtctccttttatgacgtagatactgcagctcttatctactcctttactggctgctccttcactgagaaactccTCCCATACTTCAATCCCGGTCTTAATAACTGTGGTAAAAACCCTGCCCCTCTGATCATCTCCCCTGTCAGAGTAAACTAA